The DNA window GATATTTTAATACGTTATCATCGTATGTTAGGTAAAAATATATTATGTCAAGTAGGAATAGATCATGCAGGTATTGCTACCCAAAATTTAATAGAACAAAAAATTTTTAATGAAACAGGAAAAACAAAAAATCATTATAGTAAAAAATTTTTTTTAAATCAAATTTGGAAATGGAAAGATAAATATTGTAATATTATTTATAATCAAATGAAAAGTTTAGGTTTATCTACAGAATGGGAAACAACAAGATTTACAATGGATAATAAATTTACAAAATCTGTAAGAGATATTTTTATTATTCTTTATAATCAAGGATTAATTTATAGAAAAAAAAGATTAATACATTGGGATTTTAAACTTAAAACTGTTATTTCTGATTTAGAAGTTGAGTACAAAAAAAAAAAAACAAACATATGGTATTTAAGATATTTGTTTCAAGATGGTATAACCACTTTAGATAAAAAAAATTATTTAACTGTTGCTACAACTAGACCAGAAACACTATTAGCAGATAGTGCAATTGCTATTAATCCATTAGATAAAAGATATACTAATTTAGTAGGTAAAATGGTAATAATACCGATTATTAATCGACCAATTCCTATTATAGCTGATAACTATGCTAAAATAACAAAAGGAACAGGATGTGTTAAAATTAGTCCAGCTCATGATTTTAATGATTATCAAGTTGCAATAAAACATAATTTACCTTTAATTAATATTTTTGATTTAAATGGTAAAATTTTAGAAAAATATGAAATATTAAATAATGAACAACAAAAAATAAAATTAAATTATGATATTCCAAAAAATTTACAAAAAATAAATTTTTTAAAAGCAAGAAATATAATTATAAAAAAAATAAAACAAAAAGATTTATTAGATAAACATGAAATAAAAATTAGATTAATACCATTTAGTATTCGTAGTAATACTATTATTATTCCTATGCTAACAAATCAATGGTATTTAAATACCAGGATTTTATCTAAAAAAGCAATAAATGCTGTAAAAAATAACAAAATTATATTTTTTCCTAAAAAATATAAAAATATGTTTTATTCTTGGATGAATAATATTCAGGATTGGTGTATATCTCGCCAATTATGGTGGGGTCATAGAATCCCAGTTTGGTATGATATTAAAAATAATATTTATGTAGGAAAAAATGAAAGTGAAATAAAAAAAAAATATAATTTAAATAAAAATATTATTTTAAAACAAGATTCTGATGTTTTAGATACATGGTTTTCTTCTAGTTTATGGACTTTCATTACTTTAGATTGGCCTAATAATAAAAATTTTTATTTATTTCACCCAACTAATATTATTATAAGTGGTTTTGATATTATTTTTTTTTGGATATCTAGAATGATAATGATGACAATGCATTTTGTTAAAAACAAAGATAATAGTCCTCAAGTACCTTTTAAAAATATTTTAATGACAGGATTAATTAGAGACAGTAAGGGAAATAAAATGTCCAAATCAAAAGGTAATGTTATTAATCCTATAGATTTTATTGAAGGTATTTCTTATATAAATTTTAAAAAAAATAATAATTTTAAAAAAAATAATAAAATTTATGGAGCAGATGCATTAAGATTTACATTAGCAGCTTTATCATCTACAGGCCGTGATATATATTGGGATATGACTAGATTAGAGGGTTATCGTAATTTTTGTAATAAAATTTGGAATGCAAGTATTTTTATACTAAAAAATATAAAATATGAGTTTACTAATAAAAAAATAGACTTATCTTTAGTCGATCAATGGATCTGGTCAGAATATTATTTAATTGTAAAATATTACACAAAAGCATTAAATGAATATCGTTTTGATTATGCTGCTAATATTTTATATAATTTTATATGGAATAAATTTTGTGATTGGTATTTAGAATATAGTAAAATAGTTTTCAGAGAAAAAAATCAATTAAAATATATTAGTACACATTATACATTATATAATCTTTTTGAATCTTTATTAAGACTTTCTCATCCTATAATTCCATTTATTACAGAAGTAATATGGCAAAAAATAATTAAAAATAAAAAAAATTTATTTAAAAATAGTATCATGATACAATCTTTTCCAAAAGTTAATAAATTAGAAATAAATAAAAAAGCTATAAATATTTTTAATACATTTATTAATATAGTTACAATTATTCGTAATCATAAAATAGAAATGAATATAAAGAATAATATAAAAATTAATTTATATATAAAAGATATAAATAATGAATTTAATAATTTTTTAAAAATGAATATAAATATTTTTAAAAAATTTATAAATCTTAATAAAATTTTTTTTCTTAAAAAAACAATTAACTTTCCAGAAAAAACATTAATTAATAAAATTAATAATATTGAATTTGGAATTCCATTAAATAATAAAATTATTGATCAAAAAAAATTATTAAATCAAATTAATAAAAAATTAAATGATAATCAACAAATGATAAATTTTTTAATAAAAAATACAAAAAATAAAAATTTTTTATCTAAAGCACCTAAAAATATTATTTTAAGAAGTTTAGAAAAATTAAAAAATTGTAAAATTTTAAAAAAAGAACTATCACAAAAAATTTTTTTAATTAAAAATTTATAATTTTAAATTATTTATAAATAAGGATTATTATGAATCAATTTTATAATAAACATTTTTTAAAATTATCAGATTTTTCAAAAGAAAATATTTATGAATTAATTAAAATTTCAGAAAAATTAAAACATAATAAAAAAAATTTTAAAGAAAAAAAAAAATTAATTAATAAAAATATTATTCTTATTTTTGAAAAAAATTCAACAAGAACTAGATGTTCTTTTGAAATAGCTTGTTTTGATCAAGGAGCAAATGTTACTTATTTAAATATAAAAGATAGTCATATTGGTAATAAGGAATCATTAAAAGATTCAGTTAGAATTCTAAATAATATGTATCATGGATTAGGTTATAGAGGAAAATATCAAAAAAATATTGAAAAATTAGCTAAATATTCAACCATTCCTATATGGAATGGATTAACAAATGAATTCCATCCTACTCAAATATTAGCAGATTTATTAACTATTAAAGAAAATATAAAAAATAGAAAAATAAATCAAATTAAATTATCTTATATAGGAGATATAAATAATAACATATCTTATAGTTTAATAGAAGCATCTATTATTATAGGTTTTGAATTATATTTAATTTCTCCACAAAAAATTAAATCAAATAATAATATTTATATATCTAATATAATAGATAAAATTAAAAATAATAATAATATTCATATTACTAATAATATAGATATAGGTATAAAAGATACAGATTTTATTTATACAGATATTTGGTTATCTATGGGAGAAAAAATATCTTTACAATTATGGGAAAAAAAAATAAAAAAATTACATAATTATCAAGTTAATAAATTATTATTAAAAAAAAGTAAAAATAAAAATATTAAAGTTATGCATTGTTTACCTTCATTACATTTATATAGTCATTATAAAAATTTATTTTCTAAAGAAATTATTTCAAAATATAATTTATATAATGGATTAGAAATAACAGATGAAGTTTTTGAATCTAATAATAATATTATATTTCAACAAGCAGAAAATAAAATTCATGCTATTAAAGCAATAATAATGACTTCTTTATTAAAAGAAAAATATGAAAAATATCTATAATAATTTTTATAAAAAATAAAAAACATAATAATACACTATTAACGAATTTTTTTATAAATTTAAATAAAATTAATATTTTTTATGAAAAATATTTAAAAAAATAAAAAATTAATAATTTAAATCTATATACAATTATATTACATTTAAAAATGTAAAATTTAAAATTAAAGTTATTTTTAATAAAAAATAAATACTTTAAATATATTTATAAGGTTTAATAAAATGTTTTCATTTTTTAGATTAATATTTATTATTTTTATATTATTATTGCCGATTACAAAAAAATATTTAAATAATACAAAATCTTATCAAAATACTATTTTTTTTTATAACTGGACAGAATATGTCCCCCAAGAAATTTTAAATCAATTTACAAGAGAAACAGGTATTAAAATTATTTATTCTACATATGAATCTAATGAAAGTATGTATGCTAAATTAAAAACTTACACAAAACAATCATATGATTTAGTTGTACCTTCTACTTATTTTGTAGAAAAAATGAAAAATGAAGGTATGATACAAAAAATAGAAAAAAAAAAAATACCTAATTTTGCTAATTTAGATTATAAATTTTTAAATAAATCTTTTGATTTAAAAAATGAATATTCTATTCCATTTATGTGGGGTGCAACAGCAATAGGAATTAATACAAATATAATAAAACCTGAATCTGTCCATAGTTGGAAAGATTTATGGAATCCTAGATATTATAAATCTATATCTCTAATAGATGATGCTAAAGAAGTATTTCAAATGTCATTAATAAAATTAGGTTATCCTGCTAATACAAATAATACTAATTATATAAAAAAATCTTTTATAGATCTAAAAAAATTAATGCCTAATATTATTTCATTTAATTCTGATAATCCTGGATATCCTTTTATTGAAGGTTCAGTAAATATAGGTATGATTTGGAATGGATCTGCTTATATGGTTCAAAAATTAGGAATTCCTTTAAAATTTATTTGGCCTAAGGAAGGAGGTATTTTTTGGATGGATAGTTTTGTTATTCCTAAAAATGCAAAAAATATTAAAGGTGCGTTAAAATTAATTAATTTTTTATTAAGACCTGATATTGCTGCAAAAATAGCTAAAAAAACAGGTTTTTCAACTCCAAATTTAAAAGCAAAAAAATTATTACCCTTAGATATGATTAATAATGAGATATTATATCCTAATGATGAGATTATTAATAAGGGAGTATGGCAAAATTATGTTAATAATAATATAAGTAAAAGATATGAAATAGATTTTCAAAAATTAAAAAATTTATAATTTTAAATATAAAATATTTTTTAATATAAAAATATTTTTTTAAAAAAAGATTAATTTATTTTATAAAATATAATTTTCTTGACATATATATAATATTATTAATATAATATAAATAAAGTTGTTAGTAAATCCTCTGTAGTTCAGTTGGTAGAACGGCGGACTGTTAATCCGTATGTCACTGGTTCGAATCCAGTCAGGGGAGAAAATTATAAAAATTTTTTATCATAAAATATATTTTTATATTGTTTATATTTAAATTATTTAATAAATATTTTATTATAGGATATATAATATGGTAATAAAATTAAAATATCTACTTAATGAAAAAATTATAAATGAATTATTATCTGTTCAGGATATAATACGTTGGATAACAAGTTGTTTTAGTATTTCTAATTTATGGTATGGACATGGTAGTAATAATCCATGGGATGAAGCTATAAATTTAGTTCTACCATTATTAGGATTACCTCCTTATCTATATAAAAAGGTTTATAAATCTAAATTATCATTTAAAGAACGTGAATTAATTTATCAATTAGTTTATAAACGTATAAAAAAAAGAATACCAGTAGTATATTTAACAAAAAAAACTTGGTTTTGTGGTTATGAATTATATATAGATAATAGAGTATTAATACCTAGATCTCCAATTGCTGAATTAATTAATAATAAATTTAAATCAGTTATATTACCTAATAATAAACCTAAATATATATTAGACTTATGTACTGGAAGTGGTTGTATAGCTATTGCATGTTCATATTTATTTCCAAATTCACATATTGATGCAGTAGATATTTCTGTAGATGCTATTAATGTTGCAGAATATAATATTCAATTACATGGATTAGAAAATCGTATTACACCAATATGTAGTAATTTATTTAATAATTTAACAAAATCAACTTATGACTTAATTATAACTAATCCTCCATATGTAGATAAAAGAGAAATAAAATATTTACCAAGAGAATATTTATATGAACCTAAAATAGGTTTATTTTCTAAAAATAATGGTATGGAGATTATTGATAAAATAATATCTCAATCACCTTTTTACCTTAAAAAAAATGGTATTTTAATTTGTGAAGTAGGAAATAAAATGTTAAATATTATAGAAAAATATCCTAAAATATGTTTTCAATGGCTTGATATAAAAAATGGAGGTATAGGAATATTCAAAATAGAAAATATTTAATATTAAATTTTATTTTAATAAATAATTTTTATAAATTTAGGAGAAAATATTTATGTCAGGTAATAGTAT is part of the Enterobacteriaceae endosymbiont of Donacia fulgens genome and encodes:
- a CDS encoding valine--tRNA ligase; protein product: MDKIYNPKIFEKKIYNYWENNNFLKNKLDNSKKCFSIMVPPPNITGYLHLGHALQYTLIDILIRYHRMLGKNILCQVGIDHAGIATQNLIEQKIFNETGKTKNHYSKKFFLNQIWKWKDKYCNIIYNQMKSLGLSTEWETTRFTMDNKFTKSVRDIFIILYNQGLIYRKKRLIHWDFKLKTVISDLEVEYKKKKTNIWYLRYLFQDGITTLDKKNYLTVATTRPETLLADSAIAINPLDKRYTNLVGKMVIIPIINRPIPIIADNYAKITKGTGCVKISPAHDFNDYQVAIKHNLPLINIFDLNGKILEKYEILNNEQQKIKLNYDIPKNLQKINFLKARNIIIKKIKQKDLLDKHEIKIRLIPFSIRSNTIIIPMLTNQWYLNTRILSKKAINAVKNNKIIFFPKKYKNMFYSWMNNIQDWCISRQLWWGHRIPVWYDIKNNIYVGKNESEIKKKYNLNKNIILKQDSDVLDTWFSSSLWTFITLDWPNNKNFYLFHPTNIIISGFDIIFFWISRMIMMTMHFVKNKDNSPQVPFKNILMTGLIRDSKGNKMSKSKGNVINPIDFIEGISYINFKKNNNFKKNNKIYGADALRFTLAALSSTGRDIYWDMTRLEGYRNFCNKIWNASIFILKNIKYEFTNKKIDLSLVDQWIWSEYYLIVKYYTKALNEYRFDYAANILYNFIWNKFCDWYLEYSKIVFREKNQLKYISTHYTLYNLFESLLRLSHPIIPFITEVIWQKIIKNKKNLFKNSIMIQSFPKVNKLEINKKAINIFNTFINIVTIIRNHKIEMNIKNNIKINLYIKDINNEFNNFLKMNINIFKKFINLNKIFFLKKTINFPEKTLINKINNIEFGIPLNNKIIDQKKLLNQINKKLNDNQQMINFLIKNTKNKNFLSKAPKNIILRSLEKLKNCKILKKELSQKIFLIKNL
- the argF gene encoding ornithine carbamoyltransferase, which gives rise to MNQFYNKHFLKLSDFSKENIYELIKISEKLKHNKKNFKEKKKLINKNIILIFEKNSTRTRCSFEIACFDQGANVTYLNIKDSHIGNKESLKDSVRILNNMYHGLGYRGKYQKNIEKLAKYSTIPIWNGLTNEFHPTQILADLLTIKENIKNRKINQIKLSYIGDINNNISYSLIEASIIIGFELYLISPQKIKSNNNIYISNIIDKIKNNNNIHITNNIDIGIKDTDFIYTDIWLSMGEKISLQLWEKKIKKLHNYQVNKLLLKKSKNKNIKVMHCLPSLHLYSHYKNLFSKEIISKYNLYNGLEITDEVFESNNNIIFQQAENKIHAIKAIIMTSLLKEKYEKYL
- a CDS encoding extracellular solute-binding protein, producing the protein MFSFFRLIFIIFILLLPITKKYLNNTKSYQNTIFFYNWTEYVPQEILNQFTRETGIKIIYSTYESNESMYAKLKTYTKQSYDLVVPSTYFVEKMKNEGMIQKIEKKKIPNFANLDYKFLNKSFDLKNEYSIPFMWGATAIGINTNIIKPESVHSWKDLWNPRYYKSISLIDDAKEVFQMSLIKLGYPANTNNTNYIKKSFIDLKKLMPNIISFNSDNPGYPFIEGSVNIGMIWNGSAYMVQKLGIPLKFIWPKEGGIFWMDSFVIPKNAKNIKGALKLINFLLRPDIAAKIAKKTGFSTPNLKAKKLLPLDMINNEILYPNDEIINKGVWQNYVNNNISKRYEIDFQKLKNL
- the prmB gene encoding 50S ribosomal protein L3 N(5)-glutamine methyltransferase, with amino-acid sequence MVIKLKYLLNEKIINELLSVQDIIRWITSCFSISNLWYGHGSNNPWDEAINLVLPLLGLPPYLYKKVYKSKLSFKERELIYQLVYKRIKKRIPVVYLTKKTWFCGYELYIDNRVLIPRSPIAELINNKFKSVILPNNKPKYILDLCTGSGCIAIACSYLFPNSHIDAVDISVDAINVAEYNIQLHGLENRITPICSNLFNNLTKSTYDLIITNPPYVDKREIKYLPREYLYEPKIGLFSKNNGMEIIDKIISQSPFYLKKNGILICEVGNKMLNIIEKYPKICFQWLDIKNGGIGIFKIENI